The following proteins are co-located in the Escherichia fergusonii ATCC 35469 genome:
- a CDS encoding Rpn family recombination-promoting nuclease/putative transposase: MTNFTTSTPHDALFKTFLTHPDTAQDFMEIHLPKDLRELCDLDSLKLESASFVDEKLRALHSDILWSVKTRKGDGYIYVVIEHQSREDIHMAFRLMRYSMAVMQRHIEHDKRRPLPLVIPMLFYHGSRSPYPWSLCWLDEFADPTTARKLYTAAFPLVDVTVVPDDEIVQHRRVALLELIQKHIRQRDLMGLIDQLVVLLVTECANDSQITALLNYILLTGDEARFNEFISELTRRMPQHRERIMTIAERIHNDGYIKGEQRILRLLLQNGADPEWIQKITGLSAEQMQALRQPLPERERYSWLKS; encoded by the coding sequence ATGACAAACTTCACGACCAGCACGCCGCATGATGCATTATTTAAAACCTTTCTCACGCACCCTGACACTGCGCAGGATTTTATGGAGATTCACTTACCTAAAGATTTACGTGAACTGTGCGATCTCGATAGCTTAAAACTGGAATCCGCCAGCTTTGTCGATGAAAAATTGCGGGCGCTACACTCCGATATTTTATGGTCGGTAAAGACCCGTAAAGGAGATGGCTATATCTATGTGGTGATTGAACATCAGAGCCGTGAGGATATTCACATGGCTTTTCGGCTGATGCGCTATTCCATGGCGGTGATGCAGCGCCATATAGAGCATGATAAACGCCGACCGCTACCGCTGGTCATTCCGATGCTGTTTTATCACGGTAGCCGTAGTCCTTATCCCTGGTCTTTGTGCTGGCTGGACGAATTTGCCGACCCGACTACCGCACGGAAGCTTTATACCGCCGCGTTCCCGCTGGTGGATGTCACTGTCGTGCCGGACGATGAGATTGTGCAGCATCGCAGAGTCGCCCTGTTGGAGTTGATCCAAAAGCATATTCGCCAGCGCGATCTGATGGGGCTTATCGATCAACTGGTAGTATTACTGGTTACAGAGTGTGCTAATGACAGCCAGATAACTGCGCTGTTAAATTACATTTTACTGACTGGCGATGAAGCGCGTTTTAATGAGTTTATCAGTGAACTTACCCGTCGAATGCCACAACACAGGGAGCGAATAATGACGATTGCAGAGCGAATTCATAATGATGGATATATAAAAGGGGAGCAGCGCATTCTTCGATTGTTGTTGCAGAATGGGGCGGATCCTGAATGGATACAAAAGATTACCGGACTTTCGGCAGAGCAAATGCAGGCATTAAGGCAGCCCTTGCCTGAGCGTGAGCGCTATTCATGGCTCAAGAGCTAA